The Mucilaginibacter yixingensis genome window below encodes:
- the nagB gene encoding glucosamine-6-phosphate deaminase: MARLNLLEETRYEKLAVTVYPDQHTAAKKVAARIAALIKNKQERNENAVLGLATGATPVGVYAELVRLHREEGLSFQNVITFNLDEYYPMQPTAAQSYVTFMNENLFNHIDIKKSNVHIPDGTLDQDYLQAYCFEYEQKINALGGLDLQILGIGRTGHIGFNEPGSAPNSGTRLVTLDDLTRADAARDFGGKENVPTKAITMGIGTIFKAREIILMAWSQKKAPIIKKAVEGEISGDVPATYLQLSDHVEFILDQDAASLLTRFDTPWLVKDCEWTKQMKKKAVIWLAETLQKPVLKLTEEDYNNHGMAQLAVEQGPVYNINIDIFNQLQHTITGWPGGKPHADDNQRPERAQPAKKRSIIFSPHPDDDVISMGGTFIRLVDQGHEVHVAYQTSGNTAVWDDDALRFVEFAIDFNQSIGEDDSKLKTIYEDMRVFMEKKVPNQVDTKEILDVKGFIRKTEAISGARYAGVPDENIHFMALPFYETGKTKKNSVGEEDIRLTMELLNKVKPQQVFAAGDFADPHGTHIVCFNIILAALQRLKQTEDWVKDCWLWLYRGAWHEFELYEIEMAVPLSPQEVLRKRNAIFKHQSQKDRAVFPGDDAREFWVRAEDRNRETASQYDRLGLAEYEAMEAFVRYQF; encoded by the coding sequence ATGGCAAGATTAAATTTACTGGAAGAAACCCGGTATGAGAAACTGGCAGTAACAGTTTACCCCGATCAGCACACGGCGGCTAAAAAAGTGGCGGCCCGCATTGCTGCACTTATTAAAAATAAACAAGAACGTAATGAAAATGCGGTGCTCGGCCTGGCAACCGGGGCTACCCCCGTTGGGGTGTATGCGGAGTTGGTACGTCTGCATCGTGAAGAAGGTCTGTCATTCCAGAACGTCATCACCTTTAACCTGGATGAGTATTACCCCATGCAGCCCACAGCAGCACAAAGCTACGTGACGTTTATGAACGAAAACCTGTTCAATCATATAGATATTAAAAAAAGTAACGTACACATCCCTGATGGTACTTTAGATCAAGATTACCTGCAGGCTTACTGTTTTGAATACGAGCAAAAGATCAACGCCCTGGGCGGGCTGGATCTGCAAATCCTTGGTATTGGTCGTACCGGTCACATTGGTTTTAACGAGCCCGGCTCTGCACCCAACTCAGGCACCCGACTGGTAACACTTGACGACCTGACCCGCGCCGATGCCGCCCGCGATTTTGGTGGTAAAGAGAACGTGCCCACCAAAGCCATCACCATGGGTATTGGCACCATATTTAAGGCCCGCGAGATTATATTAATGGCCTGGAGCCAAAAGAAAGCCCCGATTATCAAGAAAGCGGTAGAAGGCGAGATCTCTGGCGATGTTCCGGCTACTTATCTGCAACTTTCAGACCATGTGGAGTTTATTTTGGATCAGGATGCCGCCTCACTCCTCACCCGGTTTGATACCCCATGGCTGGTGAAAGACTGTGAGTGGACTAAACAGATGAAAAAGAAAGCTGTGATCTGGCTGGCAGAAACCTTGCAGAAGCCGGTACTTAAACTCACTGAAGAGGATTACAATAACCACGGTATGGCACAACTGGCAGTTGAGCAAGGTCCGGTTTATAACATCAATATCGATATTTTTAATCAACTGCAGCATACCATCACCGGCTGGCCCGGCGGTAAACCCCATGCTGATGACAACCAGCGCCCGGAACGCGCTCAGCCCGCCAAAAAACGATCCATCATCTTCTCCCCTCACCCTGATGATGATGTGATCTCTATGGGCGGTACCTTCATTCGTTTGGTAGACCAGGGGCACGAGGTGCATGTTGCCTATCAAACATCGGGCAATACCGCGGTTTGGGATGATGACGCCCTGCGCTTTGTGGAGTTTGCTATCGACTTTAATCAGAGTATTGGCGAGGATGACAGTAAACTGAAAACCATTTATGAAGACATGCGTGTTTTTATGGAAAAGAAAGTTCCTAACCAGGTGGATACCAAAGAGATTTTGGACGTAAAAGGATTCATCCGAAAAACCGAAGCTATTAGCGGTGCGCGTTATGCCGGCGTGCCCGATGAGAATATTCACTTTATGGCGCTGCCCTTCTATGAGACCGGCAAAACCAAAAAGAACTCGGTAGGCGAAGAAGATATCCGCTTAACCATGGAGTTGCTCAATAAGGTAAAACCCCAGCAGGTATTTGCCGCCGGCGACTTTGCCGACCCGCATGGTACACATATTGTTTGCTTCAACATCATTCTTGCGGCCCTGCAGCGCTTAAAACAAACCGAAGACTGGGTGAAAGATTGCTGGCTGTGGTTATACCGCGGCGCATGGCACGAGTTTGAACTATACGAGATAGAAATGGCGGTTCCGCTATCGCCGCAGGAGGTGTTGCGCAAACGCAACGCCATCTTCAAGCACCAATCGCAAAAAGACAGGGCGGTGTTTCCGGGCGATGACGCGCGTGAGTTTTGGGTACGTGCCGAAGACCGCAATCGCGAAACAGCAAGCCAATATGACCGGCTTGGTTTGGCAGAGTACGAGGCCATGGAGGCCTTTGTGAGGTATCAGTTTTAA
- a CDS encoding sugar MFS transporter: MKKANTGAGSTAQNFIPIIIISLLFFVFGFVTWINSILIPYLKIACQLNNLESYLVAFAFYIAYLVMAIPSAWLLKKTGFKNGMSAGLLIMAIGALIFIPAALTRAYPLFLSGLFVQGTGLAVLQSASNPYITILGPIESAAKRISMMGIFNKLAGAIAPIILGAVTLKDADLLIVRLAAMSDAEKQLELDQLAHRVLLPYIIIMIVLVVLAVFIRLSSLPEVEAPQSADENTAGTKPSLWQFPHLVVGIITLFVYVGAEVLAGDSIVNYGASLGISLATSKFFTACTMSGMVAGYIIGIICIPRYIKQEKALTVSAILGVIFSVAAVLTHGYASVFCIALLGLANSLVWPAIWPLAIKGLGSYTRTGSSLLIMGIAGGALIPLLYGRIADMFSLQHAYVILIPCYLMIFYFSVWGHKLVPQRVTRSN, from the coding sequence ATGAAAAAAGCCAATACCGGGGCAGGCAGTACTGCCCAGAATTTTATTCCCATTATTATTATTAGTCTGCTCTTTTTTGTTTTTGGTTTTGTAACCTGGATCAACTCCATCCTCATTCCGTATCTCAAAATTGCCTGCCAGCTCAACAACCTCGAATCGTACCTGGTGGCTTTTGCTTTTTATATAGCTTACCTGGTAATGGCTATCCCATCGGCGTGGTTGCTCAAGAAAACAGGGTTTAAAAATGGTATGTCTGCCGGATTGCTCATTATGGCCATCGGCGCATTGATTTTTATTCCTGCTGCGCTGACACGGGCGTATCCGCTGTTCCTGTCTGGCCTTTTTGTGCAGGGCACTGGCTTGGCAGTACTGCAAAGCGCATCTAACCCCTATATTACCATTCTGGGGCCGATAGAAAGCGCCGCCAAACGCATCAGCATGATGGGTATTTTCAATAAGCTGGCCGGTGCCATAGCCCCCATTATTCTGGGCGCTGTAACACTTAAAGATGCTGATCTGTTAATAGTCCGTCTGGCTGCTATGAGTGATGCCGAAAAGCAATTAGAACTGGATCAGCTGGCGCACCGTGTGCTTTTGCCATATATTATCATCATGATAGTGCTGGTGGTGTTGGCCGTGTTTATCCGCCTGTCATCATTGCCAGAGGTAGAGGCTCCGCAAAGTGCCGATGAAAACACAGCTGGCACGAAACCTTCCCTGTGGCAATTCCCGCATCTGGTGGTGGGGATAATTACGCTTTTTGTTTACGTGGGTGCCGAAGTATTGGCCGGAGACTCTATTGTGAACTATGGCGCCAGCCTGGGCATTAGTTTGGCCACATCTAAGTTTTTTACCGCCTGCACCATGAGTGGTATGGTGGCCGGTTATATTATCGGTATTATCTGCATCCCTCGTTACATCAAACAAGAAAAGGCGCTAACCGTGTCGGCCATTTTGGGTGTGATATTTTCTGTAGCCGCTGTGCTTACCCATGGTTACGCGTCGGTATTCTGTATCGCTTTATTGGGGCTGGCCAACTCGTTGGTATGGCCTGCCATCTGGCCGCTGGCTATTAAGGGACTGGGCAGCTATACGCGCACCGGCTCATCGCTGTTAATTATGGGTATTGCCGGCGGGGCGCTGATTCCGCTTTTATATGGGCGCATTGCTGATATGTTTAGCCTGCAGCACGCCTATGTTATTCTGATCCCTTGTTACCTGATGATCTTTTATTTCTCGGTATGGGGGCATAAGCTGGTGCCGCAGCGTGTTACACGATCTAACTAA